TCCAGATCCAGCACGGCGGGCGCGCCGGCCACCCCGACACCAGCGGACTGACGCCCGTCGCGCCCTCGCCGATAGCACTGCCGGAGACGATCCACACCCCGGCCGGGCGCGTGCCCTCGGTGGTGCCCCGCGAGATGAGTGAGGAGGACATCGCGTCCACCGTGGCGGACTTCGCCTCCGCCGCACGCAACGCGATCGAGGCGGGCTTCGAGGGCGTCGAGGTGCACAGCGCCAACGGCCATCTGCTCCACCAGTTCCTGGGCCAGGGGACCAACCGGCGGACCGACGCCTACGGCGGGCCCGTGGCCCACCGCATCCGTTTCGTCGTGGAGGTGACCGAAGCGGTGGCGGCGGCGATCGGCCCGGAGCGTGTGGGCCTGCGCATCTCGCCGTGGAGCACGGTCAACGGCATGGAGGAGGGCGACACCGAGGAGATCTACCCCGCGCTCCTCGGGGCCCTGGCGGGAAGCGGCCTGGCCTATCTGCACGTGGGGTACGCCGACCCGGAGGACCTCGTCTTCCAGCGGATCCGGAAGGACTGGCCGGGCACGCTGATGGCCAACCCCGTGCTGCCGAAGGACCGCATCCCGGACGACGGCGGCATCGCCCACGGCGAGCGGCTGCTGGCCGCCGGAGCGGACCTGATCGCGCTCGGCCGCCCCTTCCTGGCCAACCCAGACCTGATCCACCGCATGCGCACGGGCGCCCCGGTGAACCAGGTCCGGGACGCGTACATGATGTACGTCGGCGGGGAGACGGGCTACACGGACTATCCGACGCTCGACGCCGTGGGGTGAGCCGCTTGGGTGACGAAGGCTGTCCATGCGGGCGGTCAACTCGCCGAATCCGTTGCCCTCGACGTAGGCAACGGGACTGCCGTTCGGCTCCCACATCAGCCACAGGTGGCTGCCCATGAGCCCGTGAACGCCCGCGCCGAAGGGGCCGCGTCCGGCTTCGCGGTGCCGGCCGGAGCGGAGGCGGTGCTCGCGGACCCGGTGGCCGGGGAGCCGGCGGTGCGCTTCGCCCTGACGCGGACGGCCGAGTCGCTCAGGGACGCGCTGCGGGTCG
The DNA window shown above is from Streptomyces sp. Alt3 and carries:
- a CDS encoding alkene reductase — its product is MTNASASPQKLFEAVALGPLTLPHRLVMAPLTRNRATPEGVPTPLMATYYAQRATAGLIIAEASTPNPVGQTYPNITAIHSPAHVAGWRRVTDAVRAEGGRMFLQIQHGGRAGHPDTSGLTPVAPSPIALPETIHTPAGRVPSVVPREMSEEDIASTVADFASAARNAIEAGFEGVEVHSANGHLLHQFLGQGTNRRTDAYGGPVAHRIRFVVEVTEAVAAAIGPERVGLRISPWSTVNGMEEGDTEEIYPALLGALAGSGLAYLHVGYADPEDLVFQRIRKDWPGTLMANPVLPKDRIPDDGGIAHGERLLAAGADLIALGRPFLANPDLIHRMRTGAPVNQVRDAYMMYVGGETGYTDYPTLDAVG